A section of the Methanosarcina mazei S-6 genome encodes:
- a CDS encoding pirin family protein: MLRIIPAGARHFEDSGWLKSYMLFSFSNYYDPDNVQFGNLRAFNDDTVQPGKGFSAHRHSEMEIISVVLDGEITHEDSMGNRGTLGKEEVQSITAGTGILHSEFNRDKEVLHFYQIWILPSRSGLEPSYSQKKFECMEWRNQLHPVASGQDFKDALKINADATVYRCSLEKGHVIHFYTQDNRRTFIYTSVGELTVNGQRIEQGDQARIDLEQVIHMESVCAGQPAEFILIDVSTQGAEIHNRN; the protein is encoded by the coding sequence ATGCTCAGAATAATTCCGGCGGGAGCCAGGCATTTTGAGGATTCAGGCTGGCTAAAAAGCTACATGCTTTTTTCTTTTTCAAACTATTATGATCCTGACAACGTCCAGTTTGGAAACCTGCGCGCCTTTAATGATGATACCGTCCAGCCGGGAAAGGGGTTTTCGGCTCACAGGCACTCCGAGATGGAAATTATATCCGTTGTTCTTGACGGGGAAATAACGCATGAAGACAGTATGGGGAACAGGGGAACCCTTGGAAAAGAAGAAGTACAGAGCATTACCGCAGGTACAGGGATACTTCATTCAGAGTTTAACAGGGATAAGGAAGTCCTGCACTTTTATCAGATCTGGATTTTACCGTCCAGAAGTGGCCTCGAACCTTCTTATTCTCAAAAAAAGTTTGAATGCATGGAATGGAGAAATCAGCTGCATCCGGTCGCTTCTGGACAGGATTTTAAGGACGCCCTGAAGATAAACGCCGATGCAACAGTTTACCGGTGCAGCCTCGAAAAGGGACATGTTATCCATTTTTACACACAGGATAACCGCCGAACTTTCATTTACACGTCTGTCGGCGAGCTCACCGTTAATGGACAGAGAATAGAGCAGGGAGATCAGGCTCGCATTGACCTTGAGCAGGTAATCCACATGGAATCTGTTTGTGCAGGTCAGCCTGCAGAATTTATCCTGATTGATGTTTCCACTCAGGGAGCGGAAATCCATAACAGGAACTGA
- a CDS encoding TIGR00269 family protein, with protein sequence MTIKCKKCNHDAIIFQKYSGMHLCKRHFIEDVERKIKLTVRRDYSIQKNDVIAVALSGGKDSSVALYIMHKILGNRPDIQIVAISVDEGINGYRPQSLELAKQLTETLGVRHIIKSFKDEHGATMDELAVMDREKGTCSYCGVLRKSILNRVAIEIGATKLVTGHNLDDEAQTILLNHFRGDMERMVRLAPPVAVEGLVMRAKPLRNIPEKEVALYALVNSLPVDFSECPYAGEALRGEIRELLNGFETNHPGTKYSLLRGFDKLVGALAKELPPAKIEKCRICGDTCTENICQACKLLGRT encoded by the coding sequence ATGACAATTAAATGTAAAAAATGTAACCATGATGCTATTATTTTTCAAAAATACTCAGGAATGCACCTGTGTAAAAGGCATTTTATAGAGGACGTTGAAAGGAAAATTAAGCTGACTGTCCGGAGAGATTACAGCATACAGAAAAATGATGTAATAGCCGTTGCTCTGAGTGGAGGAAAGGACAGCTCGGTCGCTCTTTATATCATGCATAAGATCCTGGGGAACAGGCCTGATATTCAGATTGTGGCAATTTCAGTTGATGAGGGTATTAACGGATACCGCCCGCAATCCCTTGAGCTTGCAAAACAGCTTACTGAAACGCTTGGTGTTCGCCATATTATAAAATCTTTTAAAGATGAACATGGCGCAACAATGGACGAGCTGGCTGTAATGGACCGCGAAAAAGGCACATGCAGCTACTGTGGAGTTCTCAGGAAGAGCATTCTTAACAGGGTGGCTATCGAGATAGGCGCAACGAAACTGGTCACAGGACACAACCTGGACGATGAAGCCCAGACCATTCTCCTTAACCACTTCAGAGGAGACATGGAACGCATGGTCAGGCTTGCCCCTCCTGTAGCTGTTGAAGGGCTTGTTATGCGTGCAAAGCCTCTGCGGAATATTCCTGAAAAGGAGGTTGCACTCTATGCCCTCGTAAATTCCCTGCCAGTGGATTTCAGTGAATGCCCGTATGCAGGGGAAGCCCTGCGAGGAGAAATAAGGGAACTGTTAAACGGTTTTGAGACAAACCACCCCGGAACCAAGTACTCTCTGCTCCGGGGATTTGACAAGCTTGTTGGGGCACTGGCAAAGGAACTTCCTCCTGCAAAAATTGAAAAATGCAGGATCTGCGGAGATACCTGCACGGAAAATATATGCCAGGCATGCAAACTGCTCGGCAGGACGTAA
- a CDS encoding DUF7847 domain-containing protein: protein MYPKIGHVSLHKSLIFAVSQDIAAKRGCRAAALKTGRSCHMYEDFGTILNRGFKTWVRNLNICIPYVLNFFINLILFVFFFVLIGALLYVSGSMNVVDPAVLTNEEIYSMIWDGFKNNIPVSVALVLAFFLLSMILQAFFTAGAIGMAKKASETGDTVFSDMFRSGWKNSFRLFLTSLLLALMVLAGIVFIVPGALTIGDLNSLVHNPGLPVKGMGVLGAGVMLWTVYLLVISILFSLAPYALVIDELDPLDALKAGYGFFMSNKLDVFFLWTFSVGLAFVNGFIGELLGSEILLVSIITYFVPMIILQPFTAVLWTRLYLLGEERKLYNPDDLLSGPDGL from the coding sequence ATGTATCCGAAAATAGGGCATGTGAGCCTGCACAAGAGTCTCATTTTTGCAGTCAGTCAGGACATTGCTGCAAAGAGGGGGTGCAGAGCTGCTGCCTTAAAAACTGGAAGGTCGTGTCACATGTATGAAGATTTTGGAACAATATTGAATAGAGGGTTCAAGACCTGGGTTAGAAATCTGAATATTTGTATTCCATATGTCCTGAATTTTTTTATCAATTTAATCCTTTTTGTCTTTTTCTTTGTCTTAATAGGTGCCCTGCTCTACGTTTCGGGGTCTATGAATGTGGTAGATCCTGCTGTCCTCACCAATGAAGAAATTTACTCCATGATATGGGACGGGTTTAAGAATAATATACCGGTCTCGGTAGCCCTGGTTCTTGCTTTTTTCCTGCTTAGCATGATTCTGCAGGCCTTTTTCACAGCAGGGGCAATAGGAATGGCAAAGAAAGCCTCAGAGACCGGAGATACTGTGTTTTCTGACATGTTCAGATCAGGCTGGAAAAACAGCTTCAGGCTTTTTCTCACGAGCCTTCTTCTCGCTCTGATGGTTCTCGCAGGCATTGTATTTATCGTGCCCGGAGCTCTCACAATAGGAGACCTGAACAGTCTTGTTCACAATCCCGGGCTGCCTGTAAAAGGAATGGGAGTGCTGGGAGCGGGAGTCATGCTCTGGACAGTTTATCTGCTGGTCATAAGTATTTTATTTTCCCTTGCCCCTTATGCTCTAGTAATTGATGAGCTCGACCCCCTTGACGCTCTGAAAGCCGGATACGGTTTTTTCATGAGCAATAAACTTGATGTTTTCTTTCTCTGGACATTTTCAGTCGGACTTGCTTTCGTCAATGGTTTTATCGGCGAGCTCCTGGGTTCGGAAATTCTTCTGGTCTCAATCATAACATATTTCGTGCCGATGATCATACTGCAGCCGTTCACTGCTGTCCTGTGGACCCGGCTTTATCTTCTGGGAGAGGAAAGGAAACTCTATAACCCTGATGACCTGCTTTCCGGTCCTGATGGGTTATAA